A section of the Vanessa tameamea isolate UH-Manoa-2023 chromosome 29, ilVanTame1 primary haplotype, whole genome shotgun sequence genome encodes:
- the LOC113402483 gene encoding methyltransferase-like protein 17, mitochondrial: MFRKIKFSQLSAIYTNYSTRVEIDASLRENFDTKQFKPRNHPGRSQYKVGVIPPDIQKAIKLILHDSEAKTYHEDSIKLNNYLHSRLLPPEEDEIRAKAAKIHSSVSNKVYSKIDKELTQEEIETQNRKINTTVFNVLKKNVYRWGSISYDKPTCLQYLMTRAAPEYAILVRIFDEIKRRLPDFKPRSFFDFGSGIGTGTWAVNTFWKGDIFEYFTVDTSTHMNDLSRLILCQGRDNVEMPFKAYFPRQFLPASTDLKYDIVLSAFSLFELPNMKSRLETIQKLWNKTENFLIIVEHGTNAGFRVVNEAREFVLNSAKNKGYAFAPCPNDNVCPRYLEQKTPCNFLMKYESLAYVTKTEVVADLFSYVILRKGARPTDDAQWPRIVRAPIVRSGHTVCRLCTSQGDLKEIIFSKGKYDQTTYRCARSSNWGDVLPVK; the protein is encoded by the coding sequence atgtttaggAAAATTAAGTTCTCACAATTATCTGCGATATATACAAACTATTCAACTAGAGTCGAAATCGACGCAAGCCTTCGAGAAAACTTCGATACAAAACAATTCAAACCTCGAAATCATCCAGGTAGATCCCAATATAAAGTTGGCGTAATTCCTCCCGATATTCAAAAggcaataaaacttatattacatGATTCAGAAGCAAAAACTTATCACGAAGATAGCATTAAGTTAAACAATTACCTACATTCTCGCTTGCTGCCGCCAGAGGAAGACGAAATACGAGCAAAAGCAGCTAAAATACACAGCAGTGTTTCAAACAAAGTTTATTCGAAAATTGACAAGGAATTGACGCAAGAAGAAATCGAAACACAAAATAGGAAAATAAACACAACAGTCTTTAATGTTTTAAAGAAGAACGTGTATCGATGGGGCAGTATTTCATATGATAAACCAACCTGTCTACAGTACTTAATGACGAGAGCTGCTCCCGAGTATGCGATCCTGGTACGTATATTCGACGAGATAAAAAGACGATTGCCAGATTTCAAGCCTAGAAGTTTCTTTGACTTCGGATCCGGTATCGGTACAGGAACATGGGCGGTAAATACATTTTGGAAGGgagatatttttgaatattttaccgTCGACACTTCGACACACATGAATGATTTGTCTCGGCTCATACTTTGCCAGGGACGAGACAATGTAGAAATGCCATTCAAAGCATACTTCCCAAGACAATTTTTGCCAGCGtctacagatttaaaatatgatatagttCTATCTGCATTCTCATTATTTGAGTTGCCGAACATGAAAAGTCGCTTGGAAACAATACAGAAATTGTGGAACAAAACAGAAAACTTCTTAATAATTGTTGAGCATGGCACTAATGCGGGATTCAGAGTGGTCAATGAAGCTAgagaatttgtattaaattcagCGAAAAACAAAGGCTATGCATTCGCTCCCTGCCCTAACGACAATGTCTGCCCAAGATACTTAGAACAAAAAACCCCATGTAATTTTCTAATGAAGTATGAGTCATTAGCTTATGTTACAAAGACTGAAGTTGTTgctgatttattttcatatgtaATACTTAGGAAAGGTGCTCGACCAACCGATGATGCACAGTGGCCTAGAATAGTCAGAGCTCCGATTGTCCGATCGGGTCACACGGTGTGCAGATTGTGTACATCGCAAGGAGACTTgaaggaaataatattttcaaaaggaAAATACGATCAAACAACATATAGATGTGCGAGATCGAGCAACTGGGGAGATGTTTTAcctgtcaaataa
- the LOC113402482 gene encoding cytochrome c oxidase assembly factor 4 homolog, mitochondrial, with protein MTVKPREKVDGDDDPVESMLKKAGCLDLHYKVQECINTTKDWRKCQTEVNDFKTCITKHKDEIIRLKN; from the exons ATGACTGTAAAACCGAGAGAGAAAGTAGACGGTGATGACGATCCCGTGGAGTCGATGTTAAAAAAAGCAGGTTGCTTAGATTTACACTACAAAGTTCAG gaATGCATAAATACTACGAAGGATTGGAGAAAATGTCAAACAGAAGTAAATGATTTCAAAACATGTATCACAAAACACAAAGATGaaattattagattaaaaaattaa
- the LOC113402481 gene encoding translocon-associated protein subunit delta, translated as MVTKYLLTVFAIAISGSLAESCQNPQVEAASFTSLDATIVTHIAYITEFTLKCDNPLPENYALYAEVEGKPLTAARIAENRYQVSWTEEPAKARSGVHEVLVFDEEGWASLRRARRSDPAVNVAPLLAIQLQHPGSYSGPWVNSEVLATALSIIVAYTALRNKSKILA; from the exons ATggtcacaaaatatttattaacagttttCGCAATTGCTATCAGCGGTTCATTGGCAGAAAGCTGCCAGAATCCCCAAGTGGAAGCTGCATCTTTCACGAGTTTGGATGCCACCATCGTCACACACATAGCATATATTACAGAATTTACGTTGAAATGTGATAACCCTCTGCCTGAAAACTACGCGCTGTACGCTGAGGTTGAAGGGAAACCATTGACAGCGGCGCGCATTGCCGAAAATAGATACCAG GTCTCATGGACTGAGGAACCAGCAAAGGCACGTTCTGGTGTCCACGAAGTCCTTGTCTTCGATGAAGAGGGCTGGGCATCCCTGCGCAGAGCTCGCCGCAGTGACCCAGCTGTTAATGTTGCCCCACTACTGGCCATTCAATTGCAGCATCCCGGAA GCTACTCCGGTCCCTGGGTGAACTCTGAAGTACTTGCAACTGCTCTATCTATCATCGTTGCGTACACTGCTCTCAGAAACAAAAGCAAAATTCTAGCTTAG